The sequence below is a genomic window from Desulfuromonas sp..
AGCGGCGCTGGTACTCGGGGTCATCCTCGAGCTCGACCCCGCGGCGCAGGCTGTAGAGGGACATGGCGAGGGTGCCGAGGAGGGTGGCGGGGATGGTCACGCAGAGGATAGACAGCAGGGTGATGTTCGCCCCGGCGAGCTGGGAGAGGTAGTAGACGACCGCGGCCGAGATGGGGCTCGCGGTGATCGCCAGCTGGGAGGCGACAGAAGCCGCCGCCATGGGGCGCTCGGGGCGGATCTTGTTTTTCAGCGCCACGTCGCCGATGATCGGCATCACCGAGTAGACGGCGTGGCCGGTGCCGAGCATGAAGGTCATGGTGTAGGTGACGAGGGGGCCGATGATGGTAACCCACCGGGGGTTGGAGCGCAAGATGCGCTCGGCCACCTGCAGCATGTACTTGAGCCCCCCGGCGGCTTCGAGGATCGAGGCGCAGGTGACGACCGCCATGATGATCAGCATCACGGTGATGGGGGGGGAGGTCGGCGGCATCTGGAAGACGAAAACCTCGACGACCAGGCCGATCACCGAGACGACGCCGAGGCCGATGCCGCCGAAGCGGCTGCCGACGTAGAGCATCAGCAGTAGAAAGAAAAACTCCAGGTAAAGCATGGGCACACTCCTTCTGCGTTTTGGGTCGATCGAAAAATCGGGCCCGAGACGCCCCGCGTTTTTCCGATCGACCCCGTTTCTGGCAAGACGAAAAGCCTTCGCCCCAACCGACCCGCTGTCTGACCTCTCACTGGTCTGACCTGTATGGACCAAGCATATCCGTCTGCCTCATGAGGAGTAAAGATTGGGGATTTAAAGAGTTTTTTTTCCTTTCTGGGTATTCTGGCCATTCTGTTCACGGGGTCTGCGGCCCGATTGGACCGGCAGAACACGACAAAAAAAGGGCGGGCTGCTTTTCAAAAAGCAGCCCGCCCCACCCACGCTCGATATCTGTCGGCCGACCCCGGGTCTCCGGGAACACCATCCCCCCAGGGTCGGAGCCTCCTCTGTCGATTTTAACCGCCGTTCGTGATAGACTGCCTGCCCGTCGCCATCATTCAATCACCCCCTCGACACAGGACCGACCATCATGCTCGACGCCTTCGAACGTAAAATGCTCTACGCCTTTCTCGCGGCCCTCTTCCATCGCCCCGACGAGCAGACCGTCGCCGCCGCCGGGGGGGTGGAGGAGAAGACCTTCGAAACCCTTTTCCCCGGCCTCTCCATCCCCCCCGAAGCCTCCCTGGAGGAGCTGCTGGCCGCTTACGACGCCCTCTTCGTCGCCGGAGGGGACGAGGCCGCCGCGCCGCCCTACGGCTCGGTCTACCTGGAGAAGAAGCCCCGGGGCGCCGGAAACTCCACCAAACTCGTCGGCGCCCTCTACGCCAGCGCCGGGCTGAACCCGGAGCACGCGGAGGAGCCGGCCGACTACCTCCCCGCCGAACTGGAGTTCCTCTTCTACCTCTGCGAGGGGGAGTCCCAAAGCCTGGAGAAGGACCACAAGACGAAGCCCGAGCGGTGGATGGCCAGCCAGGCCGACTTTTTCCACAATTTCTTCGCCCCCTGGGCCGGCCCCTTCTGCGACCGGGTCGCCGTCGCCGAAAAGGCCCACCCCTTCTACCGCTGGGCCGCCGACCTGCTGAAGCGCTTCGTCGAGCTGGAAAAGACCCGCCTCAAGGCCGTG
It includes:
- a CDS encoding molecular chaperone TorD family protein — translated: MLDAFERKMLYAFLAALFHRPDEQTVAAAGGVEEKTFETLFPGLSIPPEASLEELLAAYDALFVAGGDEAAAPPYGSVYLEKKPRGAGNSTKLVGALYASAGLNPEHAEEPADYLPAELEFLFYLCEGESQSLEKDHKTKPERWMASQADFFHNFFAPWAGPFCDRVAVAEKAHPFYRWAADLLKRFVELEKTRLKAVR